Proteins co-encoded in one Meiothermus sp. genomic window:
- a CDS encoding NBR1-Ig-like domain-containing protein, translating to MKILLSLLMSVVLQVLLTSALGQTLRDDAQMRSSDVDIPNRVQVGRTYRVSVKVTNNGTTTWQARKYFLRVRIVRGPSGSPTQREHLTPHLELKDPVAPGESHAFSYEIEGPPYLGEYRLEWVMSNGHDDFGDRVTRTIRVVE from the coding sequence ATGAAGATTTTGCTCAGTTTACTAATGTCTGTAGTGCTGCAGGTCCTGCTCACGTCTGCCCTTGGTCAGACCCTACGCGACGATGCCCAGATGCGCTCGAGTGACGTAGATATTCCCAATCGGGTTCAGGTTGGGCGCACCTATCGGGTGAGCGTGAAGGTTACGAATAACGGAACCACCACGTGGCAAGCCCGTAAATACTTTCTGAGAGTCAGGATTGTGCGCGGCCCCTCTGGCAGCCCGACCCAGCGTGAGCATCTGACTCCCCATCTCGAGCTAAAGGACCCCGTGGCTCCTGGTGAATCCCACGCCTTCTCGTATGAAATCGAAGGCCCCCCCTATCTTGGGGAGTATCGGTTGGAATGGGTGATGTCCAATGGGCATGACGATTTCGGCGATCGTGTGACACGAACCATAAGGGTAGTCGAGTAA
- a CDS encoding BTAD domain-containing putative transcriptional regulator produces the protein MEVRLRLLGTPRLEADGVGSELPLDRPAALGYYLAQRGDWVRRSELAYLYSPEADEAAAFANLRKLVYRLRQQGWAGVLEAEATRLRLCIPTDVQAFRAALERRDWAGALELYGGPFLQGLAFPDLSGYEAWLELERQDLARAWRSALMEQVRLLETQADWLGAERWLSKLLAADPLDEEAVQAQIRVLRAAGRLAQAQEVFERFRRSLKLELGVEPLESTRALADGLDSQNPAAAHPRHNLPAASTRFIGRSRELRALNRQLANPDCRLLTVVGLGGMGKTRLALELASQQTQRFDDGVWLVALAGVASPEQLVSSIASALGFTFAGSTDPKTQLLNYLRGKTLLLLLDNFEHLLEGAPLLEELLTQAPGLKLLVTSRAALELPGEWLFDLEGLGYPPPQTEEDLDGFDAVRLFIARAERLSSSFVITPATLEAIAELTRRVQGMPLAIELLSTWVRGLGVGEILAQLGHSFGLLQTSQRDLPERHRSLRAILEYTWQLLTEAEQAVLAKLSVFRGGFTLEAAQSVAGAHLGLLLRFINQALLRRGEDGRYDLHELVRQFAAERLDELGKAEETLEGYLDYFQGFAQEALRNLNGEHQIRWLSKLKTEHTNLINALDEGFVKLPDKAVALLAYLGPYWHLFGLYAEGERRLRSSLDKLSVLQVRLQAIILIEYLRILFGIGRYKETQGLRSRILGLCRSAGDLRLEAELYNQLGWAATSQRQFEQARVCFDKALSIAEQLSDSRLKVSVTLNLARMAGFQNQPDQALAYQQKALAEARAILDTVAQLRCLTAMGWATLVKGDYIQSVEFSQQALELALFVGSKSYLAIVQGNLGFAKWQMGEREGGEQVYRQHLILHLEQGAMEYFFENAFELARFWSELGYSDDAVRLWGYAEGIRSEFQFVKFPGYEEIKAKVLGTIVSKEIEELLKQTKHPSLQEILHFLKVVARGQPKSAGKLQ, from the coding sequence ATGGAAGTGCGGCTGCGACTGCTGGGTACGCCCCGACTCGAGGCGGATGGGGTGGGGAGCGAGTTGCCCCTGGATCGTCCCGCCGCGCTGGGCTATTACCTGGCCCAGCGCGGCGACTGGGTGCGGCGCAGCGAGCTGGCTTACCTCTACAGCCCCGAGGCCGACGAGGCCGCTGCTTTTGCCAACCTGCGCAAGCTGGTCTACCGGCTGCGCCAGCAGGGCTGGGCGGGGGTGCTGGAAGCCGAAGCCACGCGCTTGCGGCTCTGCATCCCCACCGATGTGCAGGCCTTTCGGGCGGCCCTCGAGCGCCGCGACTGGGCAGGGGCCCTCGAGCTCTACGGGGGCCCCTTTTTGCAGGGGCTGGCCTTTCCCGACCTGAGCGGCTACGAGGCCTGGCTGGAGCTCGAGCGCCAGGATTTAGCGCGGGCCTGGCGCAGCGCGCTGATGGAGCAGGTGCGGCTGCTGGAAACCCAGGCCGACTGGCTAGGGGCCGAACGCTGGCTCTCCAAGCTGCTGGCCGCAGACCCGCTCGACGAGGAGGCCGTGCAGGCCCAAATCCGGGTTCTGCGCGCGGCGGGGCGGTTGGCCCAGGCCCAGGAGGTTTTCGAACGCTTCCGCCGCAGCCTGAAGCTCGAGCTGGGGGTGGAGCCCCTGGAGTCAACCCGTGCGCTCGCCGATGGTCTGGATTCCCAAAACCCAGCCGCAGCCCACCCCCGGCACAACCTGCCCGCGGCCAGCACCCGCTTTATTGGGCGAAGCCGCGAACTCCGGGCGCTGAACCGCCAACTGGCCAACCCTGACTGCCGCTTGCTGACGGTGGTGGGGCTGGGCGGCATGGGCAAGACCCGCCTGGCCCTCGAGCTGGCCTCCCAGCAGACCCAGCGCTTCGACGACGGGGTCTGGCTGGTGGCACTGGCCGGGGTGGCCTCGCCCGAGCAGTTGGTCTCGAGCATTGCCAGTGCCCTGGGCTTTACCTTTGCGGGGTCTACCGACCCCAAGACTCAGTTGCTCAACTACCTGCGCGGCAAGACGCTGCTCTTGCTGCTGGATAACTTCGAGCACCTGCTGGAAGGGGCCCCTTTGCTGGAGGAACTGCTGACCCAGGCCCCCGGCCTCAAACTGCTGGTGACCTCGAGGGCGGCCCTGGAGCTCCCCGGTGAGTGGCTCTTCGACCTGGAGGGCCTGGGCTACCCACCCCCCCAGACCGAAGAAGATCTGGACGGCTTCGACGCGGTGCGGCTTTTCATCGCGCGGGCCGAGCGGCTTTCCAGCAGCTTTGTGATCACCCCCGCGACCCTCGAGGCCATCGCCGAGCTGACCCGCCGGGTACAGGGTATGCCGCTGGCCATCGAACTCCTGTCCACCTGGGTGCGCGGCCTGGGGGTGGGGGAGATTCTGGCCCAACTGGGCCACAGCTTCGGGCTATTGCAAACCTCCCAGCGCGACCTGCCCGAGCGCCACCGCAGCCTGCGGGCCATCCTCGAGTACACCTGGCAGCTTTTGACCGAGGCCGAGCAGGCGGTGCTGGCCAAACTCTCGGTTTTCCGGGGAGGGTTCACCCTCGAGGCCGCCCAGAGCGTGGCGGGGGCGCATCTGGGGCTATTGCTGCGCTTTATCAACCAAGCCCTGCTACGGCGGGGTGAGGACGGGCGCTACGACCTGCACGAGCTGGTGCGGCAGTTTGCAGCGGAGAGGCTAGACGAACTGGGCAAAGCAGAGGAGACGCTCGAGGGGTATTTAGACTACTTTCAGGGCTTTGCACAAGAGGCCCTAAGGAACTTAAACGGTGAGCATCAAATAAGGTGGCTGTCGAAGCTAAAAACTGAACACACCAACTTGATTAACGCTTTGGATGAAGGGTTTGTAAAACTTCCCGATAAAGCAGTTGCGCTGTTGGCATATCTTGGGCCGTACTGGCATTTATTCGGATTGTATGCCGAGGGGGAACGGAGATTGCGCTCTTCACTGGACAAGCTTTCGGTACTTCAAGTTAGGTTGCAGGCGATTATTCTTATCGAATATCTGCGAATTCTGTTTGGGATCGGTAGGTATAAGGAGACTCAGGGACTGCGATCACGGATTCTTGGCTTGTGCCGGAGCGCTGGTGACCTCCGCCTCGAGGCTGAGCTATACAACCAACTCGGCTGGGCAGCGACAAGTCAAAGGCAGTTTGAACAAGCTCGAGTTTGTTTTGACAAGGCACTGTCTATAGCGGAACAACTCTCTGACTCGAGGCTGAAGGTTTCTGTCACGCTAAATTTAGCCCGCATGGCGGGTTTCCAAAATCAGCCCGATCAGGCCTTAGCTTATCAGCAAAAGGCTTTAGCTGAAGCTCGTGCAATTCTGGATACGGTTGCGCAACTGAGGTGCCTAACTGCGATGGGTTGGGCTACCTTGGTTAAGGGTGATTACATCCAGTCTGTTGAATTTAGCCAACAAGCACTGGAATTAGCTTTGTTCGTGGGATCGAAAAGTTATTTAGCCATAGTTCAAGGCAATTTGGGCTTTGCTAAATGGCAGATGGGAGAGCGCGAGGGAGGGGAGCAAGTCTATCGTCAACATCTAATTCTGCATCTCGAACAGGGCGCAATGGAGTATTTCTTTGAAAACGCTTTCGAGCTTGCTCGGTTTTGGAGTGAGCTTGGTTATTCAGATGATGCGGTTCGACTTTGGGGTTATGCTGAGGGGATACGATCTGAGTTTCAGTTTGTAAAATTCCCTGGATATGAAGAGATAAAAGCTAAAGTTCTGGGCACAATTGTTAGCAAAGAAATAGAAGAACTTTTGAAGCAAACCAAACATCCGTCGCTCCAAGAAATTTTGCATTTCTTGAAGGTAGTGGCTCGGGGCCAACCAAAATCAGCGGGCAAGTTGCAGTGA